The DNA region GTGCAATGGGTGAGTATCTTCCGGCGACGGACAGCCATTGGCCAGCAGTCCGGAATGGAAGGCAAAACAGCCATAGGTCGCCACCACTTCCGCTGCGGGTTTCGGCTGGCTGAACATGTTGCGCATGGTCAGGTCGTGGCCGTCAAACTGGGCATCCCAGATCATCTGCCCCATCCAGGGCAGAATCACCAGATGACCACGACTGTTCTGCACCTTCAGCCCTTCCACACCGCTGGCATAACGAAAGGCGGTGACCGTGAAATCGCTGTTCTCCAGCAGGGTTTGCGGATGTTCGCCAAAGAGCGCCCGCCACAGCGTGATACGTGTTGTCATGATCGTTCTCCTCAGGATGCGGTCGCTTCAGCCAGGCTGCGCACTTTGCTTTCGCGCCAGAAGTAGATCCCCACGTAAACGAAACACAGCATGGAGACAAGGAACGAGAGTTGCAGCGAGTGGAACATATCCGCCACATAACCCTGAATCGCCGGCACCACGGCAGCGCCGACGATGGCCATCACAATCACCGCGCCCGCCATTTCGGTATGTTCGTTATCCACCGTATCCAGCGTGCCGGCATAAATAGTCGCCCAGCAGGGGCCAAACAGGACGCTCACCAGCACCGCGACGTACACGGCGCTAAAGCTCGGCGCCAGTGAAACATAGGCGAGGAACAGCGCGCCGATGATGGAGTAAAGAATCAGCACTTTTTCCGGGTTAAAGCGGGTCATCAGAATGTTGGCAATAAACTTACCGATAAAGAAGCAGGCAAAGCTGTAGACCATAAAGTTAGAGGCATCACGTTCGTTGATATCGCCCAACTCCAGCGCCAGACGGATGGTAAATGACCACACGGCTACCTGCATCCCCACGTACAGAAACTGCGCCGCAATACCGCGACGGAAGCGGGCATTGCTGGCCAGATAGCGCAACGTGTCCATTGCCGACGGGCGTTTATGGTTGGCGGTTTGCGCCACTTTGCAGGTCGGGAAACGGGTCAGCAGGAACAGCACCATCACCACCACCAGAACCATAATCATGTACTTATACGGCTCAAGGGTGTTTTCCAGCATCAGCACTTTAAAGTTATGGATCTGCTCAGCATTCATCCCCGCCATCTGTTTTTCCAGACTGTCGCCTTCGGAAAAGACCAGATATTTCCCCAGCAAAATGCCGGACGCCGCGCCGATCGGGTAGAAAGTCTGACTGATATTCAGTCGTAAGGTGGCATAGGCTTTTGGACCAATCATCGAACTGTAGGTGTTCGCTGCGGTTTCCAGGAAGCTCAGACCAATCGCAATCGCGAAGATCGCGGCCAGGAACATGGTGTAGGTCGCCATGTGCGAGGCCGGGAAAAAGAGAGTACAGCCGACGATGTACAGCGTCAGGCCGGTTAATATGGCCACTTTATAACTGGTCTTTTTAATCACCAGAGATGCCGGGATCGCAATTAAAAAATAACCGCCATAAAAGGCGCTCTGAACTAATGCTGACGCAAAGTTACTGAGTGAAAATACGCTTTTAAATTGCGTAATCAGAATATCATTTAATGCGGCTGCGCATCCCCATAACGGGAATAAACAGGATAACAAAATAAACTGGAACAGAGGGGTCTTATTCAGATACCCATCGGGCATCTGAATGATGTTTTTATCGTTCATAGTGCTACCTTTTACAGTGCAGAGTATTATTCGTTTAGGGTAAGAAACTCATTAAATTGTTCGATACTCGGATAAGAGGATTGTGTGCCTTTCCCGGTGACGCTAAACGCAGCGAAAAGAACGGCTTTTTTCATCGCGGCTTCAACATCTCCGCTCTGGACGTAGTAATGGGCAAAGCAACCAATAAAGGCGTCGCCTGCGCCACTGGTATCAACAGCATTAACGCGAAACGCCGGAACATGCACTTCCTGATCGCGCGTCATCCATAGCGCGCCTTTTTCACCCATGGTCACAATAATATTGTTTAACCCTTTATCCACCAGGGAACGGGCGGCGGCGCAAATATTGTCATACGACGCTACCGGCATACCGGTTAATATTTCCAGTTCGGTTTCATTCGGTACAAAGAAATCACATTTACAGGCATAAGACATATCTAATTCACGCAATGCCGGTGCGGGATTTAATAATACTTCGATGCCATGCTTTTTACCGAACTCAATGGCGTGGTAAACCGTCTCCAGTTGAACTTCCAGTTGCAGGACAATAAGCTGACATTTTTTTAAATCTTCCGCTGCGCGATCGATATCTTCCGGGGAGAGAAACTTGTTCGCGCCTTTAATAATAAGAATGCTGTTACTGGAGTTCGCATTCACAAAAATCGGCGCCACACCGCTACTGGTACACGGGACTTTTTCGACATAGGTGGTGTTGATGCCCCAGGATTCGAGATTGCGAATGGTGTTATCCGCAAAGATATCGTCGCCGACTTTGGTCAGCATCAGCACTTTGGAGTTGAGCTTCGCCGCCGCAACGGCCTGATTCGCACCCTTACCCCCGCAGCCGATTTTAAACGCCGGCGCTTCCAGGGTTTCCCCTTCTTTGGGCATCTGGTTGGTATAGGTGATGAGATCCACCATGTTGGAGCCAATAACCGCGATATCCATTTTACACCCTCTCAGAAACAATCACACAACAATGATATTAAAATAACATTATCATGTTACTTCCGTATCATTTGTGACTACGATCGCGATTGGAAGATCATTTATCTGTTTGTTTATTGCACACCTCATCACACACTGTTACCTGACAACAGCATCAAAACTGTTACAATTAACTGAAATTAAACTAGTTATAATCAAAAAAACGCGACCAAACGCGCTTTTAATTCCCGCCCGCCGGACGTATAGTAATGCAGCCATTTGATGTTCCGATAAACACAAAAATGTTACTCATGGAACATACGCAACATGAATCGCGGAGAAGGTGAATGGAAACCAAACAAAAAGAACGTATTCGACGTCTGATGGAACTGTTGAAGAAGACCGACCGCATCCACCTGAAAGACGCCGCACGGATGCTGGAGGTTTCCGTGATGACCATTCGCCGGGATCTCAGCCAGGATGACGAACCGCTGCCCCTGACGCTGCTCGGCGGCTATATCGTGATGGTCAACAAACCCGCCACGCCAGCTAACGCTCCCCAACCCGCGAACAAAACCCATCATCGCGATGATTTGCCCGTCGCTATCCTGGCGGCCGGTCTGGTGAGCGAAAACGACCTGATCTTTTTCGATAATGGCCCGGAGATGCCGTTGGTTATCAGTATGATCCCGGACGAGATCGCCTTTACCGGGATCTGTTACTCGCACCAGGTCTTTATCGCGCTCAATGAAAAGCCCAACGCCACGCCGATCCTCTGTGGTGGAACGTATCGGGCGAAGAGCGACGCATTTTACGATGCGAATAACCCATCGCCGCTGGATTCACTGAATCCGCGAAAAGTCTTTATCTCCGCCAGCGGTGTACACGAGCACTTCGGCGTCAGTTGGTTTAACCCGGACGACCTCGCCACCAAGCGCAAAGCCATGGAGCGCGGACTGCGTAAAATTTTACTCACGCGTTACGCCCTGTTCGATGAGGTCGCCCCCGCCAGCATTGGTCCGCTTTCCACCTTTGATGTCCTGATATGCGATCGTCCGCTACCGGCAGATTATGCCCTCCACTGCCGGAACGGTTCCGTCAAGGTGATCACCCCTGATTCAGACGGCGATTAAGTTACTCAAAGAACACGGCAATTTTGTTGAACATTGTGGGGTCTGACTGGTTACGCACCACTTTCACCACATCTTCCAGCTTATCGATTTGGCTAATCATTTGCTCCAGACGCTGATCGTCGTTGACCAGTAGCCAGATACGGCTCTGGTCGCTGCTCTGAATCGGCAGACAGAGGATCCCCTCAACGTTAAATGCGCGGCGGGCGAACAGCCCGCAGACGTGGGTCATAACGCCTGGGTGGTTGCGGACGGTGAGTTCCAGAATGACGTTCTCATATGATTGTTTCTGCATGGTTTATTCCCCCACCATCTCAGTATTTGCCGCGCCCGGCGGTACCATTGGATACACTTTTTCTTCCGCATCAATGCGGACATGGATCAGCGCCGGCCCTGGTCGGCTGATGATCGCCTGCAATGCCGCCTGCGGGTCAGCTTCGTTATTCAGATCGCAGGTTTGCAAACCAAATCCGGCAGCAATCTGCATAAAGTTGATTGTCCCCGGATACGTCGCGGCAAAAACGCCCTGCTTGTAGAACAGACTTTGCTGCTGATGCACCAGCCCCAGCGCTTCGTTGTTCATCAGAATGATTTTCACATCCAGCTGGTTTTCGCTGGCGGTCGCCATCTCCTGAATGTTCATCATCAGACTGCCGTCACCGGAGAAGCACAGCACTTTCTTATCCGGGTTCGCCAGTGCCGCGCCAATTGCCGCCGGCAGACCAAATCCCATGGTGCCCAGGCCGCCAGAGGTCAGCCACTGGCGAGGACGGTTCAGCGGATAGGCCTGTGCCGCCCACATCTGGTGCTGGCCCACGTCGGTAGTGATAATCGCGTTATCGTCCACGCAGGCCGCCACCGCGTTGATCAGGCCATAGTGGCACAGCGGATCGCTCTCCTGCGGGATAGCGCACGGGAATTCACGTTGCAGATCGCCAACCAACTGGTGCCACGCTGCGCGCGGATTCGCATCGATTTGCGGAATCAACTGGGCCAGTACCTCATCCACATCAGCCTGAATAGCGATGTGCGGTTGCTTGATTTTGCCCAGCTCCGCACGATCGATATCGACGTGGATGATTTTGGCATTCGGGCAGAACTGCTCGGTTTTGCCAATCGCCCGGTCATCAAAACGCGCGCCCAGCACCACCAGCAGATCCGCCTCTTGCAGGATGAAGTTAGTGCTGCGCGCGCCGTGCATCCCCAACATACCTAACGACAGTGGATGCGCTTTCGGCAGCATCCCCAGCGCCATCAACGTCATGGTGGTCGGCAACTGCGCCTTTTCTGCCAGCTCACGCACCCGCTGCGGAGCATTAATCACCCCGCCACCGAGGTACAGCACCGGGCGCTGTGCGGCGTTAATCATCGCGGCAGCTTCACGAATGCTGTCGGCGCTGAATTCTGGCGTCGCCATTTTCTGTGCCGGTTCTGGCATCTCGTCAATCTCGAGAACCGCCATCTGGATATCCTTAGGTATGTCTATCCACACCGGGCCAGGACGTCCGGACTGAGCGAGACGAAATGCGTCGCTCATCACCTGCGGGAGTTCATCGATATGTCTGACCAGATAGTTATGTTTTGTGATGGGGATAGAGATGCCGTAGGTGTCCACTTCCTGGAAGGCGTCGGTGCCGATCATGGAGGCCGGAACCTGCCCGGTGATACACACCATGGGGATAGAATCCAGCCGCGCATCGGCGATGGCGGTCACCAGATTGGTTGCGCCCGGCCCGCTACAGGCCATGCACACCGCCGGTTTACCGTCGGTTCGCGCCATACCCTGCGCAATAAACCCCGCCCCCTGCTCGTGGCGCGCCAGAATATGGCGGATTTGCGTGCTCTGACTTAAGGCATCATAGACGGGAAGAATCGATCCACCCGGAATGCCAGTGACAATCTTAATGCCCTGACGTTCCAGAAAATGAACGATGAATTCAGCGCCGGTAAAACGCGTACGCTGGGATGTTGATGTTGTGCCCGAACTTGCCATACTCCAGTCCTTTTGTTCTGGGCCGACGCTCCGGGCAGGTCTCTT from Citrobacter amalonaticus Y19 includes:
- the fucP gene encoding L-fucose:H+ symporter permease, with product MNDKNIIQMPDGYLNKTPLFQFILLSCLFPLWGCAAALNDILITQFKSVFSLSNFASALVQSAFYGGYFLIAIPASLVIKKTSYKVAILTGLTLYIVGCTLFFPASHMATYTMFLAAIFAIAIGLSFLETAANTYSSMIGPKAYATLRLNISQTFYPIGAASGILLGKYLVFSEGDSLEKQMAGMNAEQIHNFKVLMLENTLEPYKYMIMVLVVVMVLFLLTRFPTCKVAQTANHKRPSAMDTLRYLASNARFRRGIAAQFLYVGMQVAVWSFTIRLALELGDINERDASNFMVYSFACFFIGKFIANILMTRFNPEKVLILYSIIGALFLAYVSLAPSFSAVYVAVLVSVLFGPCWATIYAGTLDTVDNEHTEMAGAVIVMAIVGAAVVPAIQGYVADMFHSLQLSFLVSMLCFVYVGIYFWRESKVRSLAEATAS
- the rbsK gene encoding ribokinase, translating into MDIAVIGSNMVDLITYTNQMPKEGETLEAPAFKIGCGGKGANQAVAAAKLNSKVLMLTKVGDDIFADNTIRNLESWGINTTYVEKVPCTSSGVAPIFVNANSSNSILIIKGANKFLSPEDIDRAAEDLKKCQLIVLQLEVQLETVYHAIEFGKKHGIEVLLNPAPALRELDMSYACKCDFFVPNETELEILTGMPVASYDNICAAARSLVDKGLNNIIVTMGEKGALWMTRDQEVHVPAFRVNAVDTSGAGDAFIGCFAHYYVQSGDVEAAMKKAVLFAAFSVTGKGTQSSYPSIEQFNEFLTLNE
- a CDS encoding DeoR family transcriptional regulator is translated as METKQKERIRRLMELLKKTDRIHLKDAARMLEVSVMTIRRDLSQDDEPLPLTLLGGYIVMVNKPATPANAPQPANKTHHRDDLPVAILAAGLVSENDLIFFDNGPEMPLVISMIPDEIAFTGICYSHQVFIALNEKPNATPILCGGTYRAKSDAFYDANNPSPLDSLNPRKVFISASGVHEHFGVSWFNPDDLATKRKAMERGLRKILLTRYALFDEVAPASIGPLSTFDVLICDRPLPADYALHCRNGSVKVITPDSDGD
- the ilvN gene encoding acetolactate synthase small subunit, whose amino-acid sequence is MQKQSYENVILELTVRNHPGVMTHVCGLFARRAFNVEGILCLPIQSSDQSRIWLLVNDDQRLEQMISQIDKLEDVVKVVRNQSDPTMFNKIAVFFE
- the ilvB gene encoding acetolactate synthase large subunit; amino-acid sequence: MASSGTTSTSQRTRFTGAEFIVHFLERQGIKIVTGIPGGSILPVYDALSQSTQIRHILARHEQGAGFIAQGMARTDGKPAVCMACSGPGATNLVTAIADARLDSIPMVCITGQVPASMIGTDAFQEVDTYGISIPITKHNYLVRHIDELPQVMSDAFRLAQSGRPGPVWIDIPKDIQMAVLEIDEMPEPAQKMATPEFSADSIREAAAMINAAQRPVLYLGGGVINAPQRVRELAEKAQLPTTMTLMALGMLPKAHPLSLGMLGMHGARSTNFILQEADLLVVLGARFDDRAIGKTEQFCPNAKIIHVDIDRAELGKIKQPHIAIQADVDEVLAQLIPQIDANPRAAWHQLVGDLQREFPCAIPQESDPLCHYGLINAVAACVDDNAIITTDVGQHQMWAAQAYPLNRPRQWLTSGGLGTMGFGLPAAIGAALANPDKKVLCFSGDGSLMMNIQEMATASENQLDVKIILMNNEALGLVHQQQSLFYKQGVFAATYPGTINFMQIAAGFGLQTCDLNNEADPQAALQAIISRPGPALIHVRIDAEEKVYPMVPPGAANTEMVGE